The following proteins are co-located in the Chiroxiphia lanceolata isolate bChiLan1 chromosome 7, bChiLan1.pri, whole genome shotgun sequence genome:
- the SUMO1 gene encoding small ubiquitin-related modifier 1, whose protein sequence is MSDQEAKPSAEDLGDKKEGEYIKLKVIGQDSSEIHFKVKMTTHLKKLKESYCQRQGVPMNSLRFLFEGQRITDNHTPKELGMEEEDVIEVYQEQTGGHSTV, encoded by the exons ATGTCTGACCAG GAAGCAAAACCTTCAGCTGAGGACTTAGGAGATAAGAAAGAAGGGGAGTACATCAAACTCAAAGTCATTGGGCAG GACAGCAGTGAAATTCACTTCAAGGTGAAAATGACAACACACCTCAAGAAACTCAAAGAATCATACTGTCAAAGACAG ggtgtTCCAATGAATTCACTCAGGTTCCTCTTCGAGGGTCAGAGAATTACTGATAATCATACCCCCAAGGAG ctggggatggaggaggaagatgtGATTGAAGTTTATCAGGAACAGACGGGGGGTCACTCAACAGTTTAg